The genomic region TATGAGAACATCGGGGAAGGAAGTCCCTTGGTGAATATGTCAGCAAATTGAGAAGTTGTCGATACGTGAAGAAGTCGAACATCCCCAATGGCAACACCCTCGTGGATGAAGTGAAGGTCGATCTCGACGTGCTTCGTGTGCTGGTGTTGAATGGAGTTCGTGGAGAGATAGACTGCGTTGATGTTGTCGCAGTAAACGAGAGTGCTCCGGGTAAGAGAGTTGTGGAGCTTCTGAAGAAGTTGTTGAAGCCAATAGGCCTAGCCACACCATTGTCCACACAACGATACTGAGCCTCCGCACTCAAGCAGGAGACAATGTGTTGCCGCTTGGATAAACAAGAGACCAGATTGTCACCAAAGAACATAGCGTAGCCAGATGTGGACTGACGTGTGGCCAAGCACTCCATCCAATCTGCATCGGTGTAGCAACAAACTCGGCCATTGAGGAGCGACGAAGAAGAAGGTTGTAGTCAAGAGTGCCATGAAAATATCGAATGATACACTTCACAACAGTCGGATATGGCTCCTGGGGATCATGCATATGGAGGCAATGAAGATTGCAAAGTAGAAGCAGGAAGCCATAGAGTGTACAGGGCCCAGAGTTGTTACGTCTAAGGACGCACCTAGTGGCAGGATCCTTCACGGACAAACCGAAAGGATCAAACTCCATAGAACTGATTTTCGGTAATGAAACGACGAATAGATAACAAGTGTTGAATAATGTCGTGATCAACAAGAACATTATTAAGGCTAACACTCTGGTACTTAAATTCTGGAGTAACTTATCTTGACAGGATGAGACTATGTATGCTGAAGTAGCCTGAGTTTCATCCTGTTGTCAAATTCTGCATCATCTCGCTTGGAAGAGAACAACTGCTTCAAAGTGATTTGCATGATTGTATCTAGCCATTGATATATCCATTACGTATGCACCTCTAAGTTTGTGCAAGGAGGCAAGCCTGAGTAATTGGGGCTGTCGAATACTATAGCATTCCATCAAACAAAGTAAGCATCGCATCCACAAAATAAAGCTATTTAACAAATAAACATATACACCAATTTTTGTTCATTAAATATCATATTGCATTAGAAAGCATCTATATGTCAAACAACTATAGTTATCATAAAGAACTCCTTAAGTGTTAAGGTATTTTTTCAGACTGTCAGTTTGTACTAAGCAGAGATACAAACAGACGAAGAGGATGCTGCCTCGTGAAAAATTATAAAAATCATAGAGGACAAGAGGTGCATACTATCAAAAGGCAACAATTTAAAGGGCAACACATGCATCATTTTATTAATTGCCGAATCCTATATATTTCTATTAGGTGGCATTTTAAAGTTGTGGAACACTGAACTGGAGTGATGATAAGGACCTATATAAGTATTCTGGTTTTTATACAGGTTGTCAGCCTGTAAACTTGGCAGTGTTACAGATAAACAGGATGATAGCTTAAAATTTATACCACCTTATTGAAAGGGGATAACTGGCACATAACACCCCAAAAGTAAGCCTCTGTGATGACTGAGGATATATTGTACAAGCAACTGGTACAAGAAGTCAAACCACTTATACCTATTGTCAGATAATACAGTTGACAAGAATGTTGTTCAAGGGAATTAAAACTATCTTACAGGGACTGAGGACCAGTATCCATATACTAATATTATCGAAGAGGAAACCAACTCTGCGATATCAATGAAGAGGTAGGAGCACAATCAACACTCATCACGAGCTTCAATTAGCCTGACGACAATCTGCATGGATTACAAAAAAAAATTATAAGAAGACAGTAATTAACTGAAGCAATCGTTTTGCACTGTGGATGCAATGTTGTTACCTTGGTTTTATCATTAACACCGATATAGTCGGATAGCTTCTGGTCCATGGCTAGCTCTTTCCCAGCCCACCAAATCTGTATTCTCTCATGCTTGTTGTCTGGGATTCGCATAGAAGAAAGTAGAGATTGTAAGCAGAGGTCATTCCATGTCAAACAATCTTTTTGTTTTTCAACATGGAAGCTCGAAACAGTCGATATCAAGGTTTATGTACTTCATGAAAGGTTGAAATACAGGTACAACAAAACTAGTAGAAAGAGAAAAGTGCAACCTATGTAGTGATAAACTGAACTTCTCTCATGGACTATTGCATATGCATGGTTGCATGCTCATTTTGTTTGTCTTCTGAAATTGCATCTATACCTGATGATGACTCTTGCAGAGACAATGCCTCCAGAGGTTCTTGTAGAGTATTAGCGCATTTCTTCTCGATGTTCTTGATATGTTCCCTTAGAGCACGAGGAGACAGGAATCTGTTGCGCTGCACCTGCTCCTGTAAGAAAATTCAGAGTCCTGTGAAAATGTCCTTCAGTGGATAGGCCCTGAAACTTCATTACATGTGCTAAATTAGATTCCAACTAGTCATACAGAGTAGTGTTTACTGCTTAATCAATGATGAACAGAACAAGGTGTTACTTCTTATCACAATCTAAAATAGAGATCGTGTCATTCAATTTCAATGTTTGCAAGCACAGTAAAATGGAATCGGTCTCAAGCATGGTAGCACTCAACCGGTGAATGTATGTGCATGGTACTTTTTTCAGACCAAAGGCCTTGACCCTAATTTATATTGAAAACAAAGTAATGCTACTGAGAAGACCCGGGTTTGCTATCCATTACAGACGAACAAACCTCCACTTGACTTGACCAAGCCACGCCTTTCTACCAACCTAACAGGAAGCCTGCGAgaccaaaagagcaaaggaggagCAGCAGTGCAACCCAACTAATAagccttagagcatctccaagagagacTATAAACGCGGCCATATTTTAAATATAGAGCTCATAACCATAAAACACACTTCCTACAACGGCCCTATTTTATAAAATTTCATCAAACGATTAGAGATCGGTCTCTCGGATCCGAAAGATAGTACTCCATATATTGGAACCCTATCCTCGTTTCATATTAATCTCCAACCATTTATTTCCTAATAGCATGATTTATTTCCTAAATAGCATTATTTAAGGCCTAATTGTTAGAGTAAAAAAAATCTTTTGGGGCCCTAAACACTCAATACGGTCCTATTTCAAATTTTAGGACTTTATTTTAGAGTTTACTGTTGGGGATGCTCTAGAACATGTGCACGGTACTCCAATCTGTAAAATTAGAAGACCTTTTATTGTCGAGACCTATTATAGAAATATAAGTGCCTGCTCCCTGCTTTGAATGACAGAGTAGAGCAGTCTTGTCATATACTACAAGTAGCACGCATGCTCTCTACCGAATCATACAAGATACAATGTGATTCGAGTGACTGAGTAGTAAACCAGATCGATCGAGAATGACTCTCAGGGCCAGTGTGCTCAATCATACATTGTAATGACACTGGTGAAGAACCTACTACGTACTTGATGAACTCCCAAATCAACAAGTGGTCGGTAATGGACTAATGATAAAACCAAGCGCGATTCGTATCTAACTCAAACTCATTATTAGGTTGCCGCGCAGCAGAAGCGTGCGAGAAAACAGTGAGGGAGCGGGGATAACAATGCTGACCTTAGAAGCGTAGGCCTCGGCCTCGTCCAGCGCCCTCTCGAGCTCGCCCATCGCACCAGCACACCTCGCTGCAGATCGCAGAACCGGACACGC from Zea mays cultivar B73 chromosome 6, Zm-B73-REFERENCE-NAM-5.0, whole genome shotgun sequence harbors:
- the LOC100278003 gene encoding uncharacterized protein LOC100278003; amino-acid sequence: MVVLHVKLAPPAAAAATAAASSPMQDVDEETEFLYECAASAVVADVAAALGALAGLQAAILSLCRRLRARCAGAMGELERALDEAEAYASKEQVQRNRFLSPRALREHIKNIEKKCANTLQEPLEALSLQESSSDNKHERIQIWWAGKELAMDQKLSDYIGVNDKTKIVVRLIEARDEC
- the LOC100278003 gene encoding uncharacterized protein isoform X1, which gives rise to MVVLHVKLAPPAAAAATAAASSPMQDVDEETEFLYECAASAVVADVAAALGALAGLQAAILSLCRRLRARCAGAMGELERALDEAEAYASKVQRNRFLSPRALREHIKNIEKKCANTLQEPLEALSLQESSSDNKHERIQIWWAGKELAMDQKLSDYIGVNDKTKIVVRLIEARDEC